Below is a window of Candidatus Cloacimonadota bacterium DNA.
ATGGGGCAGAAAGAAGTGTCAGATCATTTTTGAAGACTTTGGCACGCAATGTGCATATGTAGATTGGCAAGTAATAAAAAGATCCCTCAGGAGGATACTAAAATGCTCAGAAAACTGAAGAACCAGAAGGGTTTTACCCTTATCGAAGTGTTGGTGGTGGTTATTATAGTAGCCATCTTGGCAGCTATAGCGGTACCACGTTACCTGCGTTATGTGGAAAAATCCCGCAGCACAGAAGCTCAAACCGCAATCACTACTCTCCGCAAGGCCTTTGATATTCATCTTCAAACCACCGGTTCTGCCGATGGATACACCATAGAAAATGCGGTTAAAGACGCAAATATTGGTGAAGCCACCATGAAGAA
It encodes the following:
- a CDS encoding prepilin-type N-terminal cleavage/methylation domain-containing protein, with the translated sequence MKNQKGFTLIEVLVVVIIVAILAAIAVPRYLRYVEKSRSTEAQTAITTLRKAFDIHLQTTGSADGYTIENAVKDANIGEATMKNWKFEVTGRPPRQYVATSTQDFAGGEGKQVIYDVVEAKFHGYGIDTWTNPESGGMETD